gaatcattcggagatgaagaatgcaataaatgagaGTGGAAACAGATTTGATGCAATGAATAGCAGGccagaaaaaaggagaggaatgaattagtgacctagaagacaaaataatggaaaataatgaagctgagcaaaagagagaaagaattatgcaACACAAGAATAGATTTTGGGAACTCAGTGACTACATCAAGTATAATagcatttgtattataggagtcccagaagaagaagatagagaaaggggggaagaaaatttatttcagtaaataatagcagaaaacttctctaatctggaGGGAAAAAACAGGCATCCagacccaggaggcacagaaaactcccatcaaaatcaacaaaagcagatcaaCACTAAAACATATtgtaattacatttgcaaaatatagtgataaagaaagaaaaagcagcaagacaaaagaagtaacAAGGGAAAAtccataaggctagctggagatttcccaacagaaacttggcaggccagaaggaactggcatgatatattcaaagtgctgaatcggaaaatatgcagccaagaatactctattcagcaaggctatcattcagtatagaaggagagaaaaagagtttcccaaacaaaagctaaaggaattcctgaccactaaaccagccccgcaagaaatattaaagggaactctctgaatggaaaggagagaccaaaagtgacaaagacaagaaagaatcagagaaaatctccaaacacaaggacaaaacaagtaataaaatggcaataaatacatatctattaataattactttgaatgtaaatggactaaactctccaatcaaaagacacataGGATGCCATGGGGAgactggatgtctcagttggttaagcatctgactccatttcggctcaagttattatctcatggtccatgagatccagccccacatcagagcCCCTGCTTgggtccttctctctccctctctctctgcccctcctccactggctatgagtgctctctctctctcaaaataaataaataaaccttttttaaaaaagacataggatgtcagaatgggttaaaaaaaaagaaacaaaacaagacccatctttATGCTGACTACAAGAAGCAAATTTTAGACCtacagacacatgcagattgaaagtgaggggatggagaaacattaaTACCCAAattgatgtcaaaagaaagttggagtagcagTGCTTATATAGGATAAAGtagacttttttgttgttgtattgtttttatcctgctttggtatcagggtagtaTTGGCCTCATGGAATGATTTTGAATGTGCTCCCTTTATTCtattacttttaagattttgctaaaaattgtcattaaatttgttttagtgtttggtagaattcaccaatgaaaccatgtggtcttgggcttttctgtgctgggagatttttgattcctaattcaaCCATCATTCTTCTTATTGGTCTAAGACGATTTCCTATTCAGTCTTGGTTACTTGTGCGTGTTTAggaattatttgggttttttctaagttatctgaattattagtatataattgtttatagtaatCTGTTATCACACTATATATTTCTGTTATCTGTTGtactcttttccatttctcatttcagtttttgagtcttctttctttttttcttagttaatgtaGTTAAAGCATTGccaaatttgttttgtttggaaaactggtcattactttcaatgttatgttattatttactctagtctctattttttcctgatttttctttgtccaaacccatagaacatATGACACTAAGTATGAACCCtaaagtaaactatggactttgggtgattatgatgtattAATGTAGGTACATCAATTGCAACAAAGGTATCACTGTAGTGTGGGATGTTGATAATACTGGAGGCTATGTACGTGTGGGAGCAGGGAGTagatgggaactctctgtaccttccctttgactctaaaactgctctaagaaacaaagaatttttaagtaaatttatcacaatttttaaaaaagaaataacattacagttacctgcaacaacatggatgaatctcacaaataaTGTGGAGTGAAACAAGGTAGTCACAATTccaagtatataaattatataaagctGAAATATCTGTGAAACAAAACTGTGTTTAGAGAATCTTATACAGAAGATAaacttataaagaaaagcaaagaaatgatatCACAATAGTCACGGGTTACCTCTAGGATGGAGAGAAGAAGGCCATCAGTGGTGGGGGACTGGAGGCAGGAAAAATGAGGGGGTGGAAGTTATCAAGATGTTGTATTTCTTGTCTTGGGTGGTCATTACATGGGTAattataaatgttcttttaacTGGAAGCTCTCTTCTGAatgcttctcttttcttaataaaatggaaagcaaGGTCAACACCTACGATTCAGGAGGGGTGAGGAAGTGTTGaagatttgaggggaaaaaaagtggtatgaaagaaacagaaatgggagaatatatggaaatatagtatttatttatttatgaacacttctcacttttttcctgatttattATGCTGCTTTTTCTCTCATAtggaacattattttattatctttaatatactatactatatgcaGTTGTTACAAAAATGTAGTTAaattataatactatataatgtttaaaaataaattttaagagcaAAATGAAGTCTTAATAAACcatataacaataatagtaatatattAGTTCTTTTTTCACCTTGAGCTTTAGAAAACCTGATATCGTTTGTATTTAGACAAAGATATACAGGGCTCATACggagattttttattctttttatttcaactttttataCTAAGCAACTTTAGCACTAAATTCTACATTTTATGAGTTTTAAACAAACATAGGTATTTATTACCTCCTGGTTTATCTCAAAtccaaaagtcattttttaaatgtcagagaaTATAACCACATTTACATCACAAAACtaaatattgatatttaaaattcCTGGGGcacggctgggtggctcagtcagttaagtgtctggcttctttggcccaggtcatgatctcacagttccttagTTCGAACCTTGAATtggctctctggtgtcagcacagagcccacttcagcctctatccccgtctctctctgccccttccccactacatgctttctctgtctctgtctcaaaaataatgatgaaaaaaatttaaattactagAAAACTATTACACTCTTAAACTTTGCTCAGAAgacttaaaatggaaaaagatatgtAATTTTGCTTAGGTTCTTAAGTGAAGCAATTTgtaaaaatcaattatttaaattataacatGCTTTAGTTGTAAATTCATGTTAATATTAGAATTGCATAGCTTCAAGTATTAACACAATGTAAATCCAAAGTTTCTATAAAGGCAAATATAGTACACTTAAACAATTGCTACCaatgtaactttaaaatatgccatgaactttcattttctaatattctATAGCTATTCCTCAACATGGAGTTACATCCTGATCAACCCATCATAAGCTGAAAATATCTTatgtcaaaaatgtatttaatacaccctgcctactgaacatcatagcctagcctagcctaccttaaacgtgAACACTCACATTAGCTTACAGCTAGaaaaaatcatctaacacaaagcctattttgtaataaaatgtcGAATACCTCATGCAATTTGTTGAATACTGAACTGGAAGTTAGAAACATAATGGCTgtgtgggtacagaatggttgtcagTGTATTAATTGCTTACCCTCGTGATCTTGTGGCTGACTAGGAGCCTCAACTCTTTGCTGCTGCCCAGCTTACACTAGTATCTACCACACATCACTAGTCAGGAAAAGATCaacattcaaaattcaaagtgcaGTTTCTACCGAATACCTATTGctttcacaccatcataaagtcaaaaaatcCTAAGCTGAATCACTGTTAATTTGGGGATCGTCTATATAGTAACTGTGCCACTGTCATAGAGTTAAAACACAGTCTTTGAAAATTTGAATCTACAAATATTgaatcaagaaatattaaaattgcaACTTTGGGTAGTTCAGGgaaaaatactgtgtgtgtgtgtgtgtgtgtgtgtgtgtgtgtgtgtaggtagaGAATGAATGTTCAGTAAAGCAAATGGGCTAAAATGTTGACAGGGGAATTTGGATAAAGGGTATATGGGTGTTCTTTAAACTTGACTTACACTAGCAACTTTTTTATAAGTTTGAAATTACAGTTTCAAGAAGTTTGAAACTtctaaataagttaaaatgaataaagggaCATGAACTGACACAGTGACATAAGTGGAAATCGACATTGTACTTGGTAATAAATGCATCTCTTGGATTAAAACGTGGGGGAGTACAGTAGTTTATCTCCTTTTCAGCTTAAAAACCAaagctataggggcgcctgggtggatcagttggttgagcgtccagctcttggtttcggctcgggtcatgatctcacagtttcatgggttcgagccccatgtcaggctccatgctgacggtgtggagcctgcttgggattctgtctccctctctctgtccctcccctacttgtgttgacttgtctctctcaaaataaataagtaaacttaaaaattaaaaaagaaatctataggggtgcctgtgtggctcagtccatctgactttggctcaggtcatgatctcatggtctatgagctggagccccacatcaggtaagccccatttctctctcttccttcctttctctctctctctctctctctctctctctgcccctcgctcacttgtgccctatCTCAAAAAAAAGCTATAAGCTAAGttacaaatttttaagtaatattttgtTCCTTCTGAGAGTTAGAAGGAATACATAGATATAACTATGCTGAAATATAACTAGCTGctgttctatttttcctttccttgtgcaGACCCCATGTTCCCTGCCCTTAAATCCACCAGCAGAGCACTGTCCTACCCCATCCAAATCTGCACGAGGATCAGATGTGGGAACTCATCTACAGCTCTTTTGGACCACCCATTTTCTGTTGACCTTGCTGGCAAATGCTCTCTGATCTCATACCGCCTACTGCTGTATCTTTAATTTCTATGATGTTAAGTGAGGAATTCTCACTGCTAGGATCTATAAGTAGgtcattttaaatgacaaattcagTTAGGTAAGGAGGTGCAAGTGGAGGTCACTATCATGATATTATCTCCAAGGGGAAAACTGCAACATATGTCATCTTGGAAATCTTcaaaattctggagttgaaatgAATGGGATAGTTATGCAATGTGTTTCTGTTTGTGAAATTTTAGTTCCTGTGGTGTTGCTAATAGCAAACATGCCATCAATAACACAAACTCATCAAATGTTCTAGTTAAtagtcatttattattattatcagcagCAGCATTATCATTAGCACAAAACTAAATccactaataaaagaaaacaaaatcacacctCAAAGGTATGTGTCTTGCTGACAGTGAGTCACTAACATCATTTTCATGTACAAGGGACAGCACCCTGAGGATAAAGATCATATCACAGCTTGACAATCAATTCAGTAATTCAGCCAACATTATTGAGCACCTAGGCACAATGggagattttaaaatgcatacaagAATTCCTGCTTTCAAGGAGTTTTACAGTCTAGTAGGAGGTATTAAAGAACATCAAGAAGAACACAGGGCACCATGAGATCAGTGACATAATGGAATCAGTGCCATGTATGAAGTATTATTGGAAAGGGGCATCACTAGAGACTAATGTAACATTCAGTTATGGGAAATCAGAAGAGTCTCCACAGAGAAGCTGGCATGTGAGCTAGGCTTTGAGGAACTGGAAGGGTTTTGGCAGACTAGCATGTGGGGAACAGATACTGCAGGTGGAGAAATAGTGTGGGCCAAAGCACTGCCATGGGAAAGTTCATGGCATTTTGGGGGAGAGAACAATAGTCCAGTTTGGCTGGTTGTAAGGGATGCATGTAAGTGGTAGTGGTGTGATAAAATGCTGCAAGTTATATGGAGACCATATTTTGAATAGCTTTGAACTACAGGCTAAGATTTCTGATCTTTATGTCACTGTAACTGTATTTATCCACACAATAAAATATGCAATTATATGTGAAGAGATATGGTCATTTCACTTCCAGATTTATTAGGGAAACTCAAGTGGTTTCTAGGCAGTGTTATTGCCCTGCTATCAAAAATATACTGGCAGATAATAACAAGCAATCTATAGTAAATTTTTCTCATGAACTAAATCTCTTCCCTCAAAGTCTATTCCTTCCATCTAGCGACATAAGTGACAATACTTCTTCCCACCCCTATATCCAGCCCCATCAGTTCTTATGACATCTGATCAGTTGAGGCAAGCCTAATTTAGGATTTCCAGCCACAAATGCCAGCCTGACTGAAAGAAGAACCTACAGCCCTGAGAAATGAGAGTGATGGTGGCAGGGGTAGTCAACAATATCATGAAAATGCAGTCATCTGAGATGTTCTATGGAATCTGCATCCTAAGTCAAACATAGTTCTTTGAAATTGGAGTATCTGGTCCTCCACTAAGTTTAGTCCAAAGGACAACTGGAGGGGTCCCAGAACTCACAGTGCCTAACTAAAGtcatcttttaaagttttactctTATTGTCAAAGAATTCTTTAAAGGAGTGACATTTCAACTGGGTCACAAGCTTTTTTAAGGGCCTCCTGGGTCTGAGGCTGTTGAAGCTGTGGATGGACTGgggtgactttcttttttctggcCAAGGAATCCTGTTGGGCTTTGTCTTTGCCCAACAGGCTGGTGGTTGACAATTTCTCCCATGCACTCGCAGTTCAAAGATGCTAAACAGTTGTTGCATTAGGTAACCAAGCCAAAGATATAAGCTATTTAGACCAACTGGGAAGGCTTAGGATAACAAAGTTGCCATGGCCACACTTTCTACAGTTAGTCAGTCTTTCAGCTCTTTCCTGGAATGATATCTCCTCTGCAGGAAGTCATGGATAGCAGTAGTGAGGCCCCATGTCACGCTGGACCTTAGGATGACCAGGGAGCCTCCACGGTAGATGAGGAACACCTTTCGGCCCCGAGTGTCCCACACGTCCTGGGCAGAGGCCCATAGGCTTGGCATTCTTTGCCAGCCAATATGGGACTGCATATTAGCCACCAGCACAATCAAAGGATACAGAACTAGGCAGGTGATTGTTCCATTGATACTCCCAGACACTAAGGCAGGAACCCAATGGGGCAGGCCTTGCTCTGCCAAGCCATCCTGGATGGGGtctttgaaggaaaaatacagagcACTCCCCAGGCTGTTCCTGAGAAGGACAGGCCAGAAACCACGATAGTAGCCCAGTGACAACCGCCCCCAAAGCCCATAAGAGTTGAATTCCTTGAGAATGCTGAAGGTGCTGGGGAAGCGAGCTTGCTTGCGACCATCCTGGAGCACATTTTGCACCCTTTCAAAGGGGCTCAGTGCCACAGCCTCCACCACACCAGACATGAGCCCTGCAGCCCAGCGGTGTCCCAGTGAGTGTGGCCCAATaggggagagagaacacagcaggCTATCATAAGTCCCGAACAGTAGAGTCCCTTGCAATGTCTTGGAGAGAAGAGGTGGGTATATTCCCCGGTAGAAGTATTGAGGGCCTTCATGCCAAAGCTGTCGCACAGCCTCTGACACCACCATAGCATGTATCTGTTGACGGAACACAACCTTATAGATAGGGAAAGTCAGAAAAGTAGACATAAAGTTGGAAATGGCCCCAAGGGCATAGGCCTGGGAATGCCAGCTTTTCTTTCCTGGAGACTCTGCTCGTGTCCTGTGCTGAAGTTCCTTTCTAGGAGAGTGGTTCTGTTCTGCCATGCTGAAGACAACTGGGTGCAGATGGAAGAAAACTGGCAAGAgcgggaaaaaaaagaggttactg
The window above is part of the Panthera tigris isolate Pti1 chromosome X, P.tigris_Pti1_mat1.1, whole genome shotgun sequence genome. Proteins encoded here:
- the SLC25A53 gene encoding solute carrier family 25 member 53, translated to MAEQNHSPRKELQHRTRAESPGKKSWHSQAYALGAISNFMSTFLTFPIYKVVFRQQIHAMVVSEAVRQLWHEGPQYFYRGIYPPLLSKTLQGTLLFGTYDSLLCSLSPIGPHSLGHRWAAGLMSGVVEAVALSPFERVQNVLQDGRKQARFPSTFSILKEFNSYGLWGRLSLGYYRGFWPVLLRNSLGSALYFSFKDPIQDGLAEQGLPHWVPALVSGSINGTITCLVLYPLIVLVANMQSHIGWQRMPSLWASAQDVWDTRGRKVFLIYRGGSLVILRSSVTWGLTTAIHDFLQRRYHSRKELKD